In Woeseia oceani, one DNA window encodes the following:
- a CDS encoding ExbD/TolR family protein, whose protein sequence is MRRGNQGAGADEDEAAIDLTPMLDVVFIMLIFFIVTASFIKEAGIDVNRPDAPTAEKVQDANILIAISSNDEIWIDRRLIDPRAVRANIERLHAENPKGSVVIQADKKSTNEMLVVVMDAARSAGVYNVSIAANN, encoded by the coding sequence ATGCGAAGAGGAAACCAAGGAGCGGGCGCCGATGAGGACGAAGCGGCAATCGACCTTACGCCCATGCTGGACGTCGTTTTCATCATGCTCATCTTTTTCATCGTAACCGCTTCATTCATTAAAGAAGCGGGCATTGACGTGAATCGCCCCGACGCGCCGACGGCGGAGAAGGTTCAGGATGCGAACATCCTGATCGCGATCAGTTCTAACGATGAAATCTGGATCGACCGACGATTGATTGACCCGCGTGCAGTGCGGGCCAACATTGAGCGTCTGCATGCGGAGAATCCGAAAGGATCTGTCGTCATTCAGGCCGATAAGAAGTCGACCAACGAAATGCTGGTAGTAGTGATGGATGCTGCACGATCGGCGGGAGTGTACAACGTATCAATCGCGGCTAATAATTAG
- a CDS encoding MotA/TolQ/ExbB proton channel family protein, whose product MHWLYDNFEAIRDFMDLGGPVLRWIAVTIFVMWVLIVERLMYFRSSMKTLAAETLESWEARPERKSWGAHQIREGMISRFEMASTRSIPMIQTLVALCPLLGLMGTVTGMIKVFEVMAVSGSGNVRAMAAGVSQATVPTMAGMVGALSGVLLVTLLSRRAAREVEFLQDSLTMDH is encoded by the coding sequence ATGCATTGGTTGTATGACAATTTTGAGGCTATCCGGGATTTTATGGATCTCGGAGGCCCTGTCTTACGCTGGATAGCAGTCACCATCTTTGTCATGTGGGTTTTGATAGTCGAACGACTCATGTATTTCCGCAGCTCAATGAAAACATTGGCTGCGGAAACTCTCGAAAGTTGGGAGGCGCGACCAGAACGTAAGTCTTGGGGCGCACATCAGATTCGTGAAGGCATGATTTCAAGATTCGAAATGGCGAGCACTCGCTCAATTCCGATGATTCAGACTTTGGTAGCGTTATGTCCGCTGCTGGGACTGATGGGTACGGTTACCGGCATGATCAAGGTGTTTGAGGTCATGGCGGTATCCGGCTCCGGTAACGTGAGGGCTATGGCTGCCGGCGTATCACAGGCGACAGTGCCGACAATGGCGGGAATGGTTGGAGCACTCTCAGGGGTGCTTCTGGTGACGCTACTTAGCCGCCGCGCGGCGCGTGAGGTCGAGTTCCTTCAGGACTCACTCACGATGGATCATTAA